One genomic segment of Scyliorhinus canicula chromosome 10, sScyCan1.1, whole genome shotgun sequence includes these proteins:
- the LOC119972308 gene encoding endogenous retrovirus group PABLB member 1 Env polyprotein-like, with amino-acid sequence MVTSLTPYNGTYFICGRKAYPWLPTNWAGSSYLGFVVPGITHYPQLGHHPLHRAQRSIPPWEVVTSLFWPQIGAIWSLKKYELLRDIVEQVANDTAEGLSELSAELVAIRTVALQNRMALDYLLAKEGGTCAVIGTEFCTYIPDSSENITQLVTHIRDGVQRLRPTSNDDWWNWMWSSSWATYLFHGLIIFVALCLLLCIIATGVKCLCNRLGAVALPQMLQKSAPDEKEKLVQPAPDLHEEMASRQNPVEKEFLRLAHIST; translated from the coding sequence atggtaACTAGCCTCACACCCTATAATGGCACCTACTTTATTTGTGGCCGTAAGGCCTACCCCTGGCTCCCCACTAATTGGGCAGGGTCTAGCTACCTGGGTTTCGTTGTTCCGGGCATtacgcactatccacaactcggaCATCATCCCCTCCATCGGGCCCAGAGATCAATACCACCATGGGAGGTGGTGACTTCCCTCTTCTGGCCCCAGATaggcgccatctggtccctcaagaagTACGAGCTCCTCCGCGACATAGTGGAACAGGTTGCAAACGACACCGCGGAGGGACTTAgtgaactcagtgcagagttAGTAGCCATACGAACggtagccctacagaatcgcATGGCCTTGGATTACTTACTGGCCAAGGAAGGGGGCACCTGTGCTGTCATAGGGACCGAATTCTGCACTTACATTcctgacagttcagagaatatcacgcagttggtgacccatatcagagatggagtgcaGCGCCTGCGACCCACCAGTAATGATGACTGGTGGAACTGGATGTGGTCcagttcttgggccacttacctgttccACGGGCTTATTATCTTCGTTGccctctgtttgttgctctgtatcatagctaccggTGTGAAATGCCTGTGCAACCGCTTAGGTGCTGTTGCATTACcacaaatgcttcagaaatccgccccAGACGAAAAGGAAAAATTGGTTCAACCTGCCCCCGACCTACATGAGGAGATGGCGTCCCGCCAGAACCcagtagagaaggaattcctccgcCTCGCTCACATTTCCACCTAA